In the genome of Streptomyces sp. SAI-127, the window GGTATCCCGCCGATGATGCGCTCGTCGACACCGGTGGCCTGCCGTCCGCTCTGCAGGTAGCGCACCGTGGTGGTCAGTGCCGAGGCGGAGGGCAGATCCCCGGTCGGTGGCTGGACCTTCCACGTGAAGGTTGCCGAGCCGCCCGGCTGCAGGCGCTTGAGGGACACGGGGCTCGTGGCGCTCACGTTCCAGCCGTCGGGTGCGGAGAGCGCGGCCGTCAGCCGGGACGCGGGCGGTGCGCCGTTCGGCACCCGCACGGTCGTCCGGGCCGTGAAGGCCTGGCCCGGCTGAGCGGTGTCGGGCACGTCCAGGGTGACCTCCGCTCCAGGACGCTTCGGCATCGCGTACTTCTGGGAGTCGTAGCGCGGGCTGTCGTTCTGCCCGACGCGCAGGGACGAGGCGTAGCTGCCGTAGTCGGTGAGCGAGACCTTGCCGAGGCCGCCGGTGCTGCCGTCCAGGTTCCACACGGCGATGGCGATGCTGTTGCGGCCGTTCGGGTTCAGGATTCCGTTGGGGACGGGGAACGTGTGCTGCGGACCGAGGTAGTTGACGTAGTTGCCGACCTGCCAGCCGTTCACGAAGAGCGTGGCACGGTACTTGCGTGACGGGTCGTCGGTGAACGTCAGGCCGAGTGAGGTGTCCTGGCCGCGGGGCAGGTCCAGAGTGGCATCGGTGCGGTACCAGGACACCCCGGGGCGGGTGTCGGTCGCCGGCAGGGTGACCCGGTTCCACTTGCCGTCCGGGTAACCCGGGAGGGACCAGCCCGCCCGCTCGCCGTACAGGCCGCCCGTCGAGAGCGGGCCGCGCACCGTGTCCTGCAGGTCCTCGCCACCGCGTACGCCCTGGAGGCGCCAGGTGACGGAGGTCAGCGGGGCTCCGACCAGGGAGGCGCTGGTCAGACCGCGCGCGGTCTTGTTGCCGTTGGTCGAGTTGTAGTCCTCCTCGTGCCCCATGTTCACGGTGAGCACGGAGAGGACGTTGTCGCCCTTGGACCTGACCGACCCGGCCGGGAAGGTGAAGTCGGCGCTGCCCGTGGTCGAGCTCCCCAGGAAGGTGCCGTTGAGCCAGGCGGAGAACGCCTGTGCGCCTCCGCCGGAGTCCGAGACCAGGTGGATGCCGGTCTCCTTGCCGGTGGCGCGGAAGCGGCCGCGGTACCAGGTGTTGCCGGTGTGGAAGCCGTAGTCGTCCGCGTAGAGCACCGGCAGTTTGTTGACGCCGGAGACGCTGTTCGTGGTCGTCCTGTCGGCCACCTGCCAGTCGGTGTCGTCGAAACCGGGGGCCGCTTCGGGGGACTCCTCGGCGTGCTTCCAGTTCGTGAGGGCCGGCAGGTGTATCGCGGCGGCCGTCGGGATCGTGCCGGTGAGGCTCCGGGAGTCGGTGGCCCGGGTGTCCACCGGCCGGCCGTTCCAGGTGACGCGGGCCGCGGAGGTGAACACCTCGATGTTCTTGTCGTCGTCGTTGTCGCCGGTGAGCGCGACCGTACGGCCGCCGTTCAGGCTGGTCGCCGTCCGCAGCAGGTGGGTGCCGCGCACCAGGACCGGGCCGGTCGCGGTGTCCTGACGCCAGAACGTCTTCGCAGTGGCCTTGTCGCCCACGAGCAGCACCAGCGGGCGCTGTGCGTCGCCGCTGACGTTGATCCTGATCAGGCCCGTGTGGGTGTAGTTCAGCCGCAGGTCACCGGTGGCCGGGTCCCAGGTGCTCGTGACGGTGCCGCCGCTGGTGGTCACGGTGGGCTTGGAGGAGTAGCGCAGGACGGTTTCGCCGTCGCTGTCCGGGTCGCCGTAGAGCACGGCGAGGTCCCGGTCGCCGATGGTCGCGCCGGTCATGATCTCCGAGGTGGAGTACTGCAACTGCGCATCCCCGAGACGGTAGTTCGCCACGATCACGTGGGAGTCGCGTCCGTCGAGCGTGATCGCGGTGCCCGGCTGCTGGGGGACGACGGGGTAGGTCGGCTCCGCGGCGGCGTCACCCGTCGGTACGTCGATGGCGTCGATGGACACGTAGTTGTCGGTGGACCCCGAGCTGTGGCTCCCGGCGACGACGATCTTCAGCGTGTGCGCTCCGGCCGTCAGGCCGGTCTTCTGGAAGATCACCGCTTGGTTCTCGCTGCCGGAGTCGTCGACCGTGGCCACCTTGGTGCCGTCCAGGTAGACGTCGGCGTTGCCGTGGTTGTTCGTCTTCGAGCCGATCCAGCGGATCGCGGTGCCGTCGAAGGGGACGGTGACCGAGTCACCGGCCTTGTTGGAGAACGACTCGGTGTGCTTGTAGTCGCCTCCGGTGTAGCTCTGGTCGGCCACATGCGACCACGAACCGGCGTACTGGAGCGCGGAGTCCGGGTCGTCCCAGGTGTAGGTGGTGTCCGTGGCCGGCTGAGCGTTGAAGTCCAGCGAGATGTGAGTCCTGTCGACCGCCGTGGACGTGGAGTTGCCGTGCCGCAGCACATGGAACTGTGTCCTGGTGTCCGGGTTCATCCGTGCGGTGTCGACGATCGCGGAGTCGTCCGGTGGTGTGGTCCTGATCGCGTCGGTCTTGGTCAGCGGGGCCACCGACTGGGTGAAGTACCCGATCAGCTTGTCCTCGTCGTACTTCGGATCGAGCTGGCGGGTCTCGCGGATCGCGGCTCCGTAGTCGTACGACGT includes:
- a CDS encoding beta-galactosidase, which translates into the protein MRGNPIDSETARPGRRGWWRAAIATAATIALAVGMAAPATAREADGPAPAAASAADAQAHTVTLDGYSFLVDGKRTYLWSGEFHYFRLPSPDLWRDIFQKMKAAGFNSTSLYFDWGYHSPKPGVYDFSGVRDVDKLLDMAEEAGLYVIARPAPYINAEVDSGGLPGWLTTKAENNRSDDPRFLKYADEWLTQIDRIIARHQLTNGTGSVIAYQVENEYYNGSSAARSYMQHLEDKARADGITVPLTGNNNGTFNSGAGALDVDGPDSYPQGFDCSNPSKWNGVPDISYDHPAGKPLYSPEFQGGAFDPWGGPGYDKCAELINDQFANVFYKQNIAVGATAQSFYMTYGGTNWGWLSMPQNYTSYDYGAAIRETRQLDPKYDEDKLIGYFTQSVAPLTKTDAIRTTPPDDSAIVDTARMNPDTRTQFHVLRHGNSTSTAVDRTHISLDFNAQPATDTTYTWDDPDSALQYAGSWSHVADQSYTGGDYKHTESFSNKAGDSVTVPFDGTAIRWIGSKTNNHGNADVYLDGTKVATVDDSGSENQAVIFQKTGLTAGAHTLKIVVAGSHSSGSTDNYVSIDAIDVPTGDAAAEPTYPVVPQQPGTAITLDGRDSHVIVANYRLGDAQLQYSTSEIMTGATIGDRDLAVLYGDPDSDGETVLRYSSKPTVTTSGGTVTSTWDPATGDLRLNYTHTGLIRINVSGDAQRPLVLLVGDKATAKTFWRQDTATGPVLVRGTHLLRTATSLNGGRTVALTGDNDDDKNIEVFTSAARVTWNGRPVDTRATDSRSLTGTIPTAAAIHLPALTNWKHAEESPEAAPGFDDTDWQVADRTTTNSVSGVNKLPVLYADDYGFHTGNTWYRGRFRATGKETGIHLVSDSGGGAQAFSAWLNGTFLGSSTTGSADFTFPAGSVRSKGDNVLSVLTVNMGHEEDYNSTNGNKTARGLTSASLVGAPLTSVTWRLQGVRGGEDLQDTVRGPLSTGGLYGERAGWSLPGYPDGKWNRVTLPATDTRPGVSWYRTDATLDLPRGQDTSLGLTFTDDPSRKYRATLFVNGWQVGNYVNYLGPQHTFPVPNGILNPNGRNSIAIAVWNLDGSTGGLGKVSLTDYGSYASSLRVGQNDSPRYDSQKYAMPKRPGAEVTLDVPDTAQPGQAFTARTTVRVPNGAPPASRLTAALSAPDGWNVSATSPVSLKRLQPGGSATFTWKVQPPTGDLPSASALTTTVRYLQSGRQATGVDERIIGGIPPAPPAGKSAVSDLPFLSSTNGWGPVERDSSVGEQAAGDGRAISIGGVGYAKGLGTNALSDVQLYLAGSCSRLTADVGVDDETGGAGTVTFSVIADGKTLLTTQTIRGRQTAVPIDVDISGAQVIDLKVGDGDDGNGNDHGDWAVPTLTCG